A genome region from Bombus terrestris chromosome 10, iyBomTerr1.2, whole genome shotgun sequence includes the following:
- the LOC100651571 gene encoding YTH domain-containing family protein 3, whose amino-acid sequence MSTGLAGAVSNQRMKGQTNSQVSNGPKEHQQQPQTEHAGGEDTGFDSWRGGNSTHHSSYPIGTGDPYSPYYAGTSFPYQTFGAGDGTWSNGTDPVAFLSGYGGQIGHDAYGMDGMFSASAGGGFSTFGQPAFNYFHGNGDFSAWGTPRKTRYEDYYQAPRGNENYPTPSNTEIKTIEQSVQGLSLGSGEVPRQEQTSSNQSIKPEAKEPRKITWASVASQPAKPVPPLSSSQGMKKKAGMPPPPIVPGKHNMDIGTWGEGKSSAPPPTAPPPPQVQPPVPPPPPLAQRQRPPPPPPCWNRQPATPPSPPQSQIHMPPQQQHQHQQQQQQQQQQQQQQQQQQQQQQLQPQQQQITQSQSHPVLDKLKVKNDYNPVEFDETAPGARFFVIKSYSEDDIHRSIKYEIWCSTEHGNKRLDQAYKEASCEGAPLYLFFSVNGSGHFCGMAQMVSPVDYKSNSSVWSQDKWKGQFRVRWIYVKDVPNVQLRHIRLENNENKPVTNSRDAQEVPHAKGITVLRILHTYRHSTSIFDDFGHYERKQAEEDQRKAPSNAIQHHHSSNHRNRGHSDLSRDHHPHQSHLHHQRKDRDGGRGRGRGGSRQ is encoded by the exons ATGTCAACTGGATTGGCAGGTGCTGTTTCAAATCAG CGGATGAAAGGACAAACTAACAGTCAAG TGAGCAATGGTCCTAAAGAACACCAGCAGCAACCACAGACAGAACATGCTGGTGGAGAAGATACTGGATTTGATTCATGGAGAGGAGGCAATAGTACACATCATTCTAGTTATCCAATTGGAACTGGTGATCCATATAGCCCTTACTATGCAGGTACTTCATTCCCTTATCAAACATTTGGTGCTGGGGATGGTACTTGGTCAAATGGAACAGACCCTGTTGCGTTTCTTTCTGGCTATGGAGGTCAAATAGGTCACGATGCATATGGCATGGATGGAATGTTTTCTGCTAGTGCAGGAGGTGGTTTTAGTACATTTGGTCAGCctgcttttaattattttcatggaAATGGTGATTTTAGTGCTTGGGGCACTCCAAGAAAAACACGCTATGAGGATTATTACCAGGCTCCACgtggaaatgaaaattatcCAACACCTAGTAACACAGAAATTAAGACTATTGAACAAAGTGTGCAAGGCTTATCATTAGGAAGTGGAGAAGTTCCACGTCAAGAACAAACTTCATCTAATCAATCAATAAAACCAGAAGCAAAAGAACCTAGAAAGATAACATGGGCCAGTGTTGCAAGTCAACCTGCAAAGCCTGTTCCTCCACTTTCATCTTCTCAAGGAATGAAGAAAAAGGCTGGAATGCCACCACCACCTATTGTGCCAGGGAAGCACAATATGGACATTGGAACATGGGGTGAAGGTAAATCTTCCGCACCTCCTCCAACAGCACCACCGCCACCACAAGTACAGCCTCCTGTTCCACCACCTCCGCCACTGGCTCAGAGACAGagacctcctcctcctccaccatGTTGGAATAGACAACCTGCAACACCTCCATCACCTCCACAATCGCAGATTCATATGCCCCCACAACAACAGCACCAACaccaacagcaacagcagcaacaacagcagcagcaacaacaacagcagcagcagcagcagcagcaacaactgCAGCCACAACAGCAGCAAATTACACAATCACAGTCGCATCCTGTCTTAGATAAGCTGAAAGTGAAGAATGATTATAATCCTGTAGAATTTGATGAAACTGCTCCTGGAGCTAGGTTTTTTGTAATCAAATCTTACTCTGAGGATGATATTCATAGATCCATTAAATATGAGATTTGGTGCAGTACTGAGCATGGTAATAAAAGATTGGATCAAGCATATAAAGAAGCCAGTTGTGAAGGTGCGCCTTTATATTTGTTCTTTTCTGTCAATGGATCTGGTCACTTTTGTGGTATGGCACAAATGGTGTCACCTGTTGATTATAAGAGCAATAGCTCTGTATGGTCTCAAGATAAATGGAAAGGCCAATTTCGTGTACGTTGGATTTATGTTAAAGATGTTCCTAATGTGCAACTTCGTCACATTAGACtagaaaacaatgaaaataaaccAGTGACTAATTCAAGGGATGCACAGGAAGTCCCTCATGCAAAAGGCATAACAGTGCTGCGTATATTACATACTTATCGACATTCAACTAGCATTTTTGATGACTTTGGACATTATGAACGTAAACAAGCAGAAGAAGATCAACGTAAGGCTCCATCAAATGCTATACAACATCATCATTCTTCCAATCATAGAAATAGAGGACATTCAGATTTATCAAGGGATCATCATCCTCATCAATCGCATTTACATCATCAACGCAAA GATCGGGATGGTGGTCGTGGTAGAGGCAGAGGAGGTTCACGCCAGTAG
- the LOC100650850 gene encoding tudor domain-containing protein 7 produces the protein MEREEVIKNVRACLISSKGGVKMDDLNKDYRLLIDENIPFRKLGYQSLVAFLRTVDSVKIIEKGKDCFVEAVPSGESAHISKLIARQKTATKKYNKMANRERPTPFRKPMMTRNFGSIRSFNNNLCSQMSGKQNMYFPAMSTKITIHQNSEKPRYIQSNCGIPPSSPSKRLKDRQVNTALSTNQSINKSKDETQIKNNLRTVTSVISQHSKNANINVEMLPKKISSLNDRLKVSSYIPSLMDIRTNISTLSQSPEVLSPFSPGQLLADSKMKFQQSKLPTALGNTRKIVPKLQLTDLREELKQRASVLNFPEPVYQICPTTIKNTKEPAVFAQVKIGPHGYSSYPEEADTEEEAQILAAKFALLDLTEKYGSSTCFNETKDKGIIKERVLSIIDAHPNGIFMHQIPMYYKQQYEEILPGNWEKVIETSSEIVLEKGVDNSVILRRFTSSDLREKIRNTTSLKTDKIQLHPIGPVAPGQLQLPEEEFWIVSVTYVISTVEIWARIVGDAYSDEFDIMTTEMSKHYGNIQQSLKAPLIEIGNYYVVFEDESWHRVRCVDFNNTTGMVTVSFIDHGDEDIYHYSRLQVLDKKFCVLPAQALRLCLYGLEDFNDCDSTVIAIEKCLLDRALYVEVRNRKKDQNDISATVVFYDTHGPDDINLNLELFKQISQNVLVAPKLDVEGQVSEVFISHVEQNGDVYVQVQSESMKLLVNLLNRLICTGLNTEDLESCIVTTVDSSKTYFVSVNNNWYRGKIVSDSFYNQLRAFLIDFGKTVTITKSNLLSLETLSQVLANYPPQALKVHLHNIDKSMFNEKMVVKLAELAPKGEPLIVKVVSSIKGTPVVELFKRIQPSNMLVSVNNTLALEEEITKTHGDGNNNIKPRKRIERMNSKFAGSEDDDVVKSLKPPKISGIGEYFDVHVTMAAHPGNFTVQPFDDKRSLELMMIQLQEACQVYKGPTPTPESIKEGKLYAAQHIDSHWYRVCISSIIKENMVSVYFCDFGDVSVLPLNKLQPLKSEFLELPYQAIKARLVGIRPINVDWSVEDSLRFQELVVDKNFVSIVYESKSDGFSPADTILGLKLIDVNTAEDIYIDQLLIEEGRATLND, from the exons atggaaagagaagaagtaataaaaaatgtacgtGCATGTCTCATATCTTCAAAAGGTGGAGTCAAGATGGATGATCTAAATA AAGATTATAGATTGCTCATTGATGAAAATATACCATTTCGAAAGTTAGGGTATCAATCTTTAGTTGCCTTTTTACGTACTGTCGATAGTGTTAAAATTATTGAGAAAGGAAAAGATTGTTTTGTGGAGGCTGTACCTAGTGGAGAATCTGCACATATCTCAAAGTTAATTGCTCGACAAAAGACAGcaacgaaaaaatataataaaatg GCGAATAGAGAAAGACCAACACCATTTCGTAAACCTATGATGACAAGAAATTTTGGCAGTATAAGAAgttttaacaataatttatgtTCACAAATGAGTGGAAA acaaaatatgtattttccTGCAATGTCAACCAAAATTACTATTCATCAAAATAGCGAGAAACCCAGATATATACAATCTAATTGTGGTATACCACCAAGTTCTCCTAGTAAA agaCTGAAAGATAGACAAGTGAATACTGCTTTATCAACAAACCAAAGTATTAACAAGTCTAAAGATGAGACACAAATAAAGAACAATCTAAGGACAGTAACATCTGTGATAAGTCAACATTCAAAGAATGCTAATATCAATGTGGAAATGCTTCCTAAAAAAATTTCAAGTCTAAACGACAGACTTAAAGTAAGTTCTTATATTCCTTCATTGATGGATATACGCACCAACATTTCAACACTGTCTCAATCACCTGAGGTGTTGTCACCTTTCTCACCTGGGCAACTTCTAGCAGatagtaaaatgaaatttcaacaaTCAAAATTACCT ACAGCATTAGGTAATACTAGAAAAATTGTGCCAAAATTACAACTTACTGATCTAAGAGAAGAATTGAAACAAAGAGCTAGTGTACTAAATTTTCCAGAACCTGTGTATCAAATCTGTCCTACAACAATTAAAAATACTAAAGAACCGGCTGTGTTTGCACAAGTTAAG atTGGTCCTCACGGATATTCAAGTTATCCAGAAGAAGCAGATACTGAAGAAGAGGCACAAATACTTGCAGCGAAATTTGCCTTGCTTGATCTAACCGAAAAATATGGTTCATCTACTTGCTTTAATGAAACTAAAGACAAAGGCATAATAAAAGAACGAGTTTTGTCCATAATAGATGCTCATCCAAATGGTATCTTTATGCACCAGATACCCATGTATTATAAACAACAGTACGAGGAAATTTTACCTGGAAACTGGGAAAAAGTTATTGAGACGAGCTCAGAAATTGTTTTAGAAAAGGGTGTAGATAATTCGGTAATTTTACGTCGGTTTACCTCGTCGGATTTACGTGAAAAG atacgAAATACAACATCATTAAAGACAGATAAAATACAACTGCATCCAATTGGTCCTGTTGCACCTGGACAATTGCAATTACCGGAAGAAGAATTTTGGATTGTGTCTGTTACATACGTTATAAGTACTGTTGAAATATGGGCTAGAATTGTAGGAGATGCATATAGT GATGAATTTGACATTATGACCACCGAAATGAGTAAACATTACGGTAATATCCAACAATCTCTGAAAGCACCACTTATTGAAATTGGAAATTACTATGTTGTGTTTGAGGATGAATCGTGGCACAGAGTTCGTTGTGTAGATTTTAATAACACAACTGGAATGGTTACAGTTTCATTTATTGATCATGGTGATGAGGATATTTACCATTATAGTAGATTACAAGTATTGGATAAAAAGTTTTGTGTGCTTCCTGCTCAG GCATTAAGACTGTGTCTTTATGGTTTGGAAGATTTCAATGATTGTGATAGCACCGTGATAgcaattgaaaaatgtttgctTGACCGTGCTTTATATGTTGAAGTACGAAATCGTAAGAAAGATCAGAATGATATCTCTGCGACAGTTGTGTTTTATGATACTCATGGACCAGATGACATTAATTTGAATTTAGAATTGTTTAAACAAATCTCACAAAACGTATTAGTTGCTCCTAAATTAGACGTG gaGGGACAAGTATCAGAAGTATTTATTTCTCACGTAGAACAAAATGGTGATGTTTATGTACAAGTGCAGTCTGAAAGTATGAAACTTTTggttaatttattaaatcgatTAATATGTACTGGACTAAACACAGAAGATCTAGAGAGTTGCATTGTAACCACAGTTGATTCTAGTAAAACATACTTTGTGTCAGTAAATAATAATTGGTACAGGGGGAAAATCGTAAGTGACAGCTTTTACAATCAATTAAGAgcatttttaattgattttggTAAGACTGTCACTATAACAAAAAGCAATCTTCTTTCTTTAGAAACATTATCTCAAGTTTTAGCAAATTATCCTCCTCAG GCATTGAAGGTACATCTTCATAACATTGATAAGTCAATGTTCAATGAAAAGATGGTTGTAAAACTTGCAGAACTTGCACCAAAAGGTGAACCACTTATTGTAAAAGTTGTATCATCTATAAAGGGGACACCAGTTGtggaattatttaaaagaattcaaCCAAGTAATATGCTTGTTTCTGTCAATAACACCTTGGCTCTTGAAGAGGAAATTACGAA AACACATGGGGATggtaacaataatataaaaccaAGGAAACGCATCGAACGTATGAATTCTAAATTCGCAGGAAGTGAAGATGATGACGTTGTAAAGTCTTTAAAACCACCAAAAATTTCAGGCATTGGCGAATATTTTGATGTTCATGTAACAATGGCTGCCCATCCCGGAAATTTTACTGTTCAACCATTTGACGATAAACGTTCATTAGag ttaATGATGATTCAATTACAAGAAGCTTGTCAAGTATACAAAGGTCCAACTCCAACTCCAGAATCAATAAAAGAAGGCAAACTTTATGCAGCTCAACACATTGACAGTCACTGGTATAG GGTATGCATTTCAAGTATCATTAAAGAAAATATGGTTAGCGTTTACTTCTGCGATTTCGGAGATGTATCAGTACTaccattaaataaattacaaccTTTGAAAAGTGAATTCTTAGAACTACCGTATCAAGCTATTAAAGCAAGACTTGTTG GTATACGACCGATTAACGTTGACTGGTCTGTGGAAGATAGTTTAAGGTTTCAAGAATTAGTCGTGgataaaaattttgtatcaaTAGTTTACGAATCTAAGTCTGATGGATTTTCCCCGGCCGATACTATATTGGGTTTAAAATTGATAGATGTTAATACTGCTGAAGATATTTACATCGATCAACTTTTAATTGAGGAAGGTCGAGCTACATTAAATGATTAA
- the LOC100651335 gene encoding sodium-dependent phosphate transporter 2: MSIPYDENLIWIVVVGFIVAFILAFGIGANDVANSFGTSVGAGVLTIFQACILATIFEIAGAVLIGYKVSDTMRKGILNVTLYEGHEKELMVGALSSLAGSGIWLILATALRLPISGTHSIVGATVGFSLVCKGTAGVKWVALANIAASWFASPVLSGIVSGAIFWVLRKSVLQSSKPLEQGLYILPLAYGLTIAINVISVAHDGPKLLMLDRVPWWGSVLAALGCGLFSAAIVYLFVVPWQRKRILLSLSSNKKTTTKFGTCDKKETTALSVISEAPSSSNSNGNAKEAAPKLRGNSSASPLLMVAGSEIEGTQTEIERKNEEPPEVSQLFAFLQVLTAAFGSFAHGGNDVSNAIGPLIALWAVYAEGSAKQEAETPLLILLYGGLGISTGLWVWGRRVIQTLGQDLARITPTTGFTIEVGAAVTVLLASKAGLPVSTTHCKVGSVVCVGWASRGGEGVSWKLFRNIAFAWLITVPVAGCLSAGCMAIFKEIISL, encoded by the exons atgagCATACCATACGATGAGAATTTGATATGGATAGTAGTGGTTGGATTCATAGTGGCCTTTATTTTGGCATTTGGAATCGGAGCTAATGATGTTGCAAATAGTTTTGGAACAAGTGTTGGTGCAGGAGTACTTACAATATTCCAAGCTTGCATTTTGGCAACAATCTTTGAAATTGCTGGAGCTGTACTCATTGGCTATAaa GTTTCTGATACTATGAGGAAGGGTATACTAAATGTGACATTATACGAAGGCCATGAAAAAGAATTAATGGTAGGAGCATTATCTAGTTTAGCTGGATCTGGTATCTGGTTAATACTAGCAACAGCATTGCGATTACCTATTTCTGGAACACATTCCATTGTTGGTGCTACAGTTGGTTTCTCACTTGTGTGTAAAGGTACTGCAGGG GTCAAGTGGGTAGCTCTTGCAAACATAGCAGCATCTTGGTTTGCAAGCCCTGTACTTAGCGGAATTGTATCAGGTGCTATATTTTGGGTTCTAAGAAAATCAGTACTTCAATCTAGTAAGCCTTTAGAACAAGGTCTTTATATTCTCCCATTAGCATATGGACTTACTATTGCTATTAATGTTATATCAGTTGCACATGATGGACCTaaac TTTTGATGTTAGATCGAGTGCCATGGTGGGGTAGTGTACTTGCTGCATTAGGTTGTGGCTTATTTTCAGCTgcaattgtttatttatttgttgtaCCATGGCAAAGGAAAAGGATATTACTTTCATTAAGTAGCAACAAAAAAACAACAACTAAGTTTGGTACCtgtgataaaaaagaaacaacagcATTATCTGTTATTTCTGAAGCTCcaagtagtagtaatagtaatggTAATGCAAAAGAAGCAGCGCCAAAATTACGTGGCAATAGCAGTGCCAGCCCTCTCTTAATGGTAGCAGGATCAGAGATTGAAGGAACTCAAactgaaattgaaagaaaaaacgaagaacCACCAGAAGTATCTCAACTCTTTGCTTTTTTGCAAGTATTAACTGCAGCATTTGGCAGTTTTGCTCATGGTGGTAATGATGTCAGTAATGCAATTGGTCCACTTATTGCACTCTGGGCTGTGTATGCAGAGGGATCAGCTAAGCAAGAAGCAGAAACCCCACTGCTTATATTACTTTATGGTGGTTTAGGAATATCAACTGGTCTTTGGGTATGGGGACGTAGAGTAATACAAACTTTAGGACAAGATTTAGCACGGATTACACCAACTACTGGATTTACTATAGAG gtAGGAGCAGCAGTAACAGTTTTGTTGGCAAGTAAGGCTGGTTTACCTGTGTCAACAACTCATTGTAAAGTGGGATCTGTTGTCTGTGTGGGATGGGCTTCGCGAGGTGGTGAGGGAGTTTCATGgaagttatttcgtaatattgcaTTTGCATGGTTAATTACGGTGCCAGTGGCTGGCTGCTTGTCTGCAGGATGTATGGCTATCTTTAAGGAAATAATTAGTTTGTGA
- the LOC105666151 gene encoding EF-hand domain-containing protein 1, producing MKLSENISLLKIKDYRLLQKFHFLNGYRVVRDRHSGIGGRPIDIASSAYVKEEDSVHYDPSLTYGRVKEYAYRQFIPHYALFAQKCLCFKAFFRQGVFNSPDEHFRIRHVNIIYHLEDDTVCVIEPAIDNVGFQQGKLVRRDKIIKNINGDTFHWKDFNVGIDVCIYGVVYHIIDCDLFTREYLNSQGIDVGDKEEPPVDPYTELRLSKQKTLTCITKISDDDRRRFLEYDKMVLLFTATWDDDIYQIMYFLTDDTIAVREVQKPNSGKDPVPMLLKRMKVPKDWKNLPSTYPAAYMEYGDPEIIEYYTPSDFLIGGTVFIFNRRFFLHDCDSFTRKYYSDMLGITQPEAIPFPTKDVIAAPEYKPPPHIIFGTPEDTYVSCLSFIPEPPKKDVIRQLLNFPKKLRYSMKIDMVHPEDKSRDFILEYSLSDGTVLVQELQKRNSGRREGCFLKATLVAKPKTGRDNPEYYTPQDFYVGAKINIFNHYFIITGADLFVYRYIEANPEKFPQKVRDSIRNYLVKQNLLSADIGTETEKIQDNEEAKLQSLEPSRETVARDINMKKCIKDFEIQTKCRYEGEHGELRPRTPPPEELCPDLITNNKQSSHQDPRTFTENKVKK from the exons ATGAAATTAAGCGAGAACATATCTCTTTTAAAGATCAAAGACTATAGgttattacaaaaatttcattttttaaatggttATCGTGTAGTACGTGATAGACACAGTGGTATCGGTGGAAGACCAATAGATATTGCATCTAGTGCTTATGTAAAAGAAGAAGATTCTGTACA ttaTGATCCATCATTAACATATGGTCGTGTAAAGGAATACGCATATCGACAATTCATTCCACACTATGCGCTATTTGCGCAGAAATGCCTGTGCTTTAAAGCGTTTTTTCGTCAAGGAGTTTTTAATTCTCCAGATGAACATTTTCGTATACGTcatgttaatataatatatcatttgGAGGATGATACTGTATGTGTAATTGAGCCTGCAATTGATAATGTCGGCTTTCAGCAAGGGAAGCTTGTTAGAcgtgataaaattataaaaaatataaatggcgACACATTTCATTGGAAAGATTTTAATGTTGGAATTGACGTAT GTATTTATGGTGTAGTCTATCATATTATTGATTGCGATCTATTTACTAGAGAGTATTTAAATAGCCAAGGTATAGATGTTGGAGATAAGGAAGAACCTCCTGTAGATCCTTATACAGAACTAAGATTGAGCAAACAGAAAACATTAACTTGTATTACAAAAATATCAGATGATGATAGACgacgatttttagaatatgaTAAAATGGTATTATTGTTTACTGCAACTTGGGATGACGATATTTATCAGATTATGTATTTCTTGACGGACGATACGATCGCTGTTCGTGAAGTACAAAAACCGAATAGCGGGAAAGATCCGGTACCAATGCTATTAAAAAGAATGAAAGTGCCAAAGGATTGGAAAAATTTACCATCAACTTATCCTGCTGCGTATATGGAATATGGCGATCCAGAGATCATTGAATACTATACACCAAGTGACTTTTTA ATAGGTGGTACAGTTTTTATATTCAATCGACGATTTTTTTTGCATGATTGTGACTCCTTCACACGAAAATATTATTCAGATATGTTAGGAATAACACAACCGGAGGCAATTCCTTTTCCAACAAAAGATGTTATAGCTGCACCAGAGTATAAACCTCCACCACATATAATCTTCGGTACACCTGAAGATACTTACGTTTCTTGTCTATCATTTATACCGGAACCACCTAAGAAAGATGTCATTCGACAACTTCTTAATTTCCCTAAAAAACTACGTTATTCTATGAAAATAGATATGGTACATCCGGAGGATAAAAGTCGCGACTTTATTTTAGAATACAGTTTAAGTGACGGTACTGTACTCGTACAAGAACTTCAAAAACGTAATTCAGGACGTCGCGAAGGTTGTTTCTTAAAAGCAACATTGGTTGCAAAACCAAAGACTGGAAGAGATAATCCAGAATATTATACCCCTCAAGATTTCTATGTCGgcgcaaaaattaatatttttaatcattatttcATAATAACTGGCGCTGATCTCTTTGTGTATCGTTACATTGAGGCAAATCCTGAAAAGTTTCCACAAAAAGTACGAGATAGTATTCGTAATTATTTAGTTAAGCAAAATTTACTTTCCGCCGATATAGGGACAGAAACGGAAAAGATCCAAGATAATGAAGAAGCAAAATTGCAATCGCTTGAACCGTCTAGAGAGACGGTTGCAAGAGatattaatatgaaaaaatgtataaaggaTTTTGAAATTCAAACTAAATGTCGATATGAAGGAGAACATGGTGAATTACGACCACGCACACCACCACCAGAAGAACTTTGTCCagatttaataacaaataataaacaatCATCTCATCAAGATCCAAGAACATTTACTgaaaacaaagtaaaaaagTGA
- the LOC100651452 gene encoding cytochrome b-c1 complex subunit 7, with the protein MATLVRYIKQKYPNIQKWAYNASGFNKYGLYKDDLLWEDEDVLEALRRLPPHLVEERNFRIIRATQLDVQHKILPKEQWTKWEEDVEYLTPYVEEVKRERAERAKWDAE; encoded by the exons ATGGCTACTCTGGTTAGatacataaaacaaaaatatc CAAACATACAAAAGTGGGCATATAATGCTAGTGGATTTAATAAGTATG gtTTATATAAAGATGACCTTTTGTGGGAGGATGAAGATGTATTAGAAGCATTACGGCGACTACCACCTCATTTAGTAGAAGAACGTAATTTCCGAATTATCAGAGCCACACAGTTAGATGTTCAACATAAGATTTTACCAAAAGAACAATGGACTAAATGGGAAGAG GATGTAGAATACCTTACACCCTATGTAGAGGAAGTAAAAAGAGAACGAGCAGAGAGAGCAAAATGGGATGCAgagtaa
- the LOC100650967 gene encoding polyadenylate-binding protein 1, which produces MNPGAPNYPMASLYVGDLHSDITEAMLFEKFSSAGPVLSIRVCRDMITRRSLGYAYVNFQQPADAERALDTMNFDMIKGRPIRIMWSQRDPSLRKSGVGNVFIKNLDKNIDNKAMYDTFSAFGNILSCKVAQDESGVSKGYGFVHFETEEAANKSIDRVNGMLLNGKKVYVGKFIPRKEREKELGEKAKLFTNVYVKNFGEDMTDDKLKEMFEKYGTITSHKVMIKDDGKSRGFGFVAFEDPDAAEQAVLELNGKEVAEGKCMYVGRAQKKAERQQELKRKFEQLKLERLNRYQGVNLYVKNLDDSIDDERLRKEFAPFGTITSAKVMMEEGRSKGFGFVCFSAPEEATKAVTEMNGRIIVTKPLYVALAQRKEDRKAHLASQYMQRLANMRMQQMGQIFQPGGAGNYFVPTIPQPQRFYGPAQMAQIRTTPRWPAQPNQVRPNAQTGSSGFATMQGPFRAAPRAPTAQPGAMRSTLSARPITGQQTVGGANMQSRSMAGPAVGVSAQSRPSNYKYTSNMRNPPQAMAIPTPTPVQQAVHIQGQEPLTASMLAAAPPQEQKQMLGERLFPLIQCMYPQLTGKITGMLLEIDNSELLHMLEHNESLKAKVEEAVAVLQAHQAKQAVASKKE; this is translated from the exons atgaatcCGGGAGCTCCAAATTACCCTATGGCCTCACTTTACGTGGGTGACTTGCATAGTGATATCACCGAGGCGATGCTTTTCGAGAAGTTTTCATCGGCTGGGCCCGTACTCTCGATACGCGTCTGTCGTGATATGATTACTCGACGCTCGCTTGGTTATGCTTATGTTAACTTCCAGCAGCCTGCTGATG CGGAGCGTGCTCTTGATACCATGAACTTTGACATGATAAAGGGGCGGCCAATTCGTATCATGTGGTCTCAACGTGATCCTTCTCTTCGAAAATCTGGTGTTGGAAATgtctttattaaaaatttagataaaaaCATAGACAATAAAGCAATGTATGATACGTTCTCTGCTTTTGGTAATATACTTAGTTGCAAAGTAGCTCAAGATGAATCTGGCGTTTCTAAAGGTTATGGTTTTGTGCATTTTGAAACTGAGGAAGCAGCAAATAAATCCATTGATAGAGTTAATGGCATGTTGCTTAATGGAAAAAag GTATATGTTGGTAAATTTATACCCCGTAAAGAACGCGAAAAGGAATTAGGAGAGAAAGCTAAGCTTTTCACCAACGTTTATGTAAAAAATTTTGGGGAAGATATGACAGACGACAAACTTAaagaaatgtttgaaaaatatgggACCATCaccagtcataaagtaatgatTAAAGATGACGGAAAATCTCGAGGTTTCGGTTTTGTTGCTTTTGAGGATCCTGACGCAGCTGAACAAGCTGTACTTGAATTAAATGGAAAAGAGGTCGCTGAAGGAAAGTGTATGTACGTCGGACGGGCGCAAAAGAAGGCAGAGCGTCAGCAAGAACTTAAGAGGAAGTTTGAGCAATTGAAATTAGAACGTTTAAATCGTTATCAAGGTGTAAATCTATACGTAAAGAATTTGGACGATAGTATAGATGACGAGCGGTTGCGCAAAGAATTTGCACCATTTGGAACAATTACCTCTGCTAAAGTTATGATGGAAGAAGGACGCAGTAAAGGCTTTGGATTTGTCTGTTTTTCTGCTCCTGAAGAAGCTACGAAAGCTGTAACAGAGATGAACGGTCGCATAATAGTTACTAAACCCTTATATGTTGCTCTGGCTCagcgtaaagaagatcgtaaaGCACATCTTGCTTCTCAATACATGCAACGTTTGGCAAATATGCGTATGCAGCAAATGGGTCAAATTTTCCAGCCTGGTGGTGCCGGAAATTATTTCGTTCCCACTATTCCACAGCCGCAAAGATTCTATGGACCTGCACAGATGGCCCAAATTCGTACAACTCCTCGTTGGCCAGCGCAACCTAATCAAGTACGACCCAATGCACAAACTGGAAGTTCAGGTTTCGCTACGATGCAAGGTCCATTTAGGGCTGCACCGCGTGCTCCTACTGCACAACCTGGTGCTATGCGAAGTACTTTGTCTGCTCGACCTATCACAG GTCAACAAACGGTTGGTGGTGCAAATATGCAAAGTCGTTCCATGGCTGGTCCAGCAGTGGGAGTTTCAGCTCAAAGCCGTCCGTCAAATTACAAATACACTTCAAACATGCGTAATCCCCCACAAGCAATGGCAATTCCTACTCCTACTCCTGTTCAGCAAGCTGTTCATATTCAAGGCCAAGAACCACTAACTGCCTCAATGTTGGCAGCTGCTCCACCGCAAGAGCAGAAACAAATGTTGGGAGAGCGTCTCTTCCCATTGATTCAATGTATGTATCCGCAACTTACTGGAAAGATCACTGGAATGTTGTTGGAGATCGACAACTCAGAGCTCCTGCACATGTTGGAGCATAATGAATCGCTGAAAGCCAAGGTTGAAGAGGCCGTAGCTGTATTGCAAGCTCATCAGGCCAAACAGGCTGTGGCTTCTAAAAAAGAGTAA